In a single window of the Arenicella chitinivorans genome:
- a CDS encoding protein kinase domain-containing protein, with product MQLYQQRESIHFEVANPTSDQVIATVTRGPSKARFAINRAIMTFVQQFETPCTTDEAIRRYCKQERIQLTDARQRDLRAFARQIAATLLLNPIHTNAETAEQSIAPLGFEHRRTFKDKRFDAVCLVNTPDGLQVIKNIKEQVVTQSARRDILRDLENEFRVLTRLDGVSGVVAARTFCATSPAYFAMDYVCGDRLDKYVRSQPLCLLQRLDMAMQLLRLFAEIHDAGVLHGDVHLGNFMCSPTRQITVIDFGCASMQDSDYRPSGGATPHFAPPERASESWTRVCHSQPTRASECYQLGIVIAYVMTGTLPFRGKTYRELHRAIMSAEYRLPTTTPDGQPIPPALHNLIGDMLQRNPDDRPSDLMRLAHQFQSYANQESAHVI from the coding sequence ATGCAGCTTTACCAACAACGAGAATCGATTCATTTTGAGGTAGCGAATCCAACCAGCGATCAGGTGATTGCGACGGTCACGCGCGGTCCAAGCAAAGCGCGATTTGCAATTAATCGAGCAATCATGACTTTTGTGCAGCAGTTCGAAACACCTTGTACCACCGATGAGGCGATCCGCCGCTATTGTAAGCAAGAAAGAATCCAGTTGACCGACGCACGGCAGCGAGATCTTCGTGCGTTCGCGCGCCAGATTGCTGCCACACTGCTCCTAAATCCGATTCACACCAACGCCGAAACCGCGGAGCAGTCGATCGCACCGCTCGGATTCGAGCACCGACGTACGTTTAAAGACAAGCGTTTTGATGCTGTGTGCTTGGTCAACACGCCAGACGGCTTGCAAGTGATCAAGAATATAAAAGAACAAGTCGTTACGCAGTCGGCACGTCGTGACATTCTGCGTGATCTCGAGAATGAGTTTCGGGTGCTCACGCGTCTAGACGGTGTGTCTGGGGTTGTTGCTGCGCGGACTTTCTGTGCTACCTCGCCGGCCTATTTCGCAATGGACTATGTGTGCGGAGATCGGTTGGACAAATACGTGCGTTCGCAGCCATTATGTTTGCTGCAGCGTTTGGACATGGCGATGCAGCTATTGAGGTTGTTTGCAGAGATCCACGACGCCGGTGTATTGCACGGTGATGTTCATCTTGGCAACTTTATGTGTTCGCCAACACGGCAGATAACCGTTATCGATTTCGGCTGTGCCAGCATGCAGGATTCAGACTACCGTCCTAGCGGTGGTGCAACACCACATTTTGCGCCACCCGAGCGTGCTTCCGAGAGCTGGACCCGGGTGTGCCATTCACAACCAACGCGAGCAAGCGAGTGTTACCAGCTAGGTATTGTGATTGCCTATGTGATGACCGGCACACTGCCGTTTCGGGGTAAAACCTATCGCGAATTGCACCGTGCCATTATGTCCGCTGAATATAGGCTGCCAACAACAACGCCGGATGGGCAGCCGATTCCGCCAGCGCTGCACAATCTGATTGGCGACATGTTGCAGCGAAACCCCGATGACCGACCATCCGACCTGATGCGTCTGGCTCACCAATTTCAATCTTATGCAAACCAGGAGAGTGCCCATGTTATTTAG
- a CDS encoding metallophosphoesterase, which produces MWIGLSLIIIALTWFVLAMSRAVVVFTEGGIYQRIMIPVGAKFLAWRADLAIHAEQPDLRMPQGPIVAPRADNRYEVSWVCGQDVQRELVTATEIDLQCRDHRRHIHWMTTQATQRPFSSDNNVAVISDLEGNLAYFLDWGKHAGVLDDAGRWAFGDGQLVILGDSVDRGRQVFDLLWKLHALEYEATIAGGAVHVILGNHEQYVLQGRLSSVEPEHLWATEQMMPYADAWSAQTVLGRWLRSKPIMLTLGDTLFVHGGISPSALQLGLTVEQWNQRHRSALMLNNHDPQVFGPTSPTQYRGYLYATDAYSLATQSHIEATLTQFGVQRIVVGHTQTEALTPRFNNRVFAIELGEHAGDYLMIMNHEPVVKQSELRKQRFRDPNTHQRQFELLNRSDWRAFFGVFITAGRSVFASM; this is translated from the coding sequence ATGTGGATCGGGTTGTCCCTCATTATCATCGCCCTGACGTGGTTTGTCCTTGCCATGTCACGGGCGGTGGTGGTGTTCACAGAAGGGGGTATTTATCAACGCATCATGATTCCGGTTGGGGCAAAGTTTCTAGCCTGGCGTGCAGACTTGGCAATCCATGCAGAGCAACCCGATTTGCGTATGCCACAAGGACCAATTGTGGCACCACGCGCGGATAATCGCTATGAAGTTTCTTGGGTGTGTGGTCAAGATGTACAGCGTGAACTGGTGACAGCAACCGAAATTGACCTCCAATGTCGAGATCATCGGCGACATATTCATTGGATGACAACACAAGCAACACAGCGGCCCTTCAGCTCAGACAACAACGTAGCCGTGATCAGCGATTTAGAGGGGAATTTGGCGTATTTTCTGGATTGGGGTAAACACGCTGGTGTATTAGATGATGCTGGGCGATGGGCCTTTGGAGATGGTCAGCTGGTGATTCTTGGTGACAGCGTGGATCGTGGTCGCCAGGTTTTCGATTTGCTGTGGAAATTGCATGCACTTGAATATGAAGCAACCATCGCGGGTGGTGCGGTACATGTAATTTTAGGCAATCATGAACAGTACGTGTTGCAAGGCCGACTCTCGAGTGTGGAACCGGAACACCTTTGGGCCACTGAACAAATGATGCCGTATGCGGATGCCTGGTCTGCTCAAACGGTGCTTGGTCGGTGGTTGCGCAGTAAACCAATTATGCTGACGCTGGGCGACACGCTATTCGTGCATGGTGGCATCAGTCCCAGTGCATTACAGCTGGGTTTGACGGTGGAACAGTGGAATCAGCGGCATCGCAGTGCCCTTATGCTCAACAATCATGATCCTCAAGTATTCGGGCCAACGTCGCCGACGCAATACCGTGGTTACTTATATGCAACCGACGCCTATTCGCTGGCAACCCAATCGCACATTGAAGCAACGTTAACACAGTTCGGTGTCCAACGAATCGTGGTTGGCCATACGCAGACAGAGGCTCTAACACCGCGTTTTAATAATCGAGTCTTCGCAATCGAGCTGGGCGAACACGCTGGCGACTATTTAATGATCATGAATCATGAGCCGGTGGTGAAGCAGAGCGAACTACGCAAACAGCGATTTCGTGACCCCAATACACATCAGCGACAATTTGAATTACTTAACCGCTCAGACTGGCGAGCATTTTTTGGTGTGTTTATTACGGCAGGTCGATCTGTTTTTGCGTCTATGTGA
- a CDS encoding cupin domain-containing protein, which produces MLFSQLDDSTPDNGVVSDFTLESVLRPLTAQDFFDDYWEKKPFIIKRNNPDYYKEILNLETLNEVFASRMFRASDMRIFNNGEKREFQAFSKKNKANGNVVLKEFENGSTIIFENLDRNHLQLAKLIRNLENELHIDLRTNVYLTPAQATGFKAHWDTHCVLVMQVHGTKQWEIYDNPVPLPTENQKYDPETGAKAQHITSFLMEEGDIAYIPRGFVHKASAQDQASLHVTMGLRPLAVKDLLREVLNSVCKQHVDLRHGLLPKGEFDDEALRAQLVEIMQQADLSKYRERLYKKYILERYPILDTQLSSLVKNNVIEQETDCQVKPHMVWKVFENESQLSLLFDGKSMHFPKAMKPSLTFFEQCRKFCVDQIPGLDQKSRQILAQRLVHEGFLEVH; this is translated from the coding sequence ATGTTATTTAGTCAACTTGATGACTCGACACCGGACAATGGTGTTGTCAGTGATTTCACCCTAGAAAGTGTGCTGCGGCCGCTGACCGCACAGGACTTTTTTGATGATTATTGGGAGAAAAAGCCCTTTATCATTAAACGCAATAACCCAGATTACTATAAAGAGATTCTGAATCTAGAGACCTTGAACGAAGTGTTTGCTTCTCGTATGTTTCGAGCGTCGGACATGCGTATTTTTAATAATGGTGAGAAGCGTGAATTCCAAGCATTTTCGAAGAAGAACAAAGCCAACGGCAACGTGGTGTTGAAAGAATTTGAAAATGGTTCGACAATTATTTTTGAAAACTTGGATCGCAATCATCTGCAGCTCGCCAAATTGATTCGAAACCTTGAAAATGAACTGCATATTGATTTGCGTACCAATGTGTATCTCACGCCAGCGCAGGCAACCGGCTTCAAGGCACATTGGGATACACACTGTGTGCTGGTGATGCAGGTTCACGGCACCAAGCAATGGGAGATTTATGATAACCCGGTACCACTGCCCACAGAGAATCAAAAATACGACCCAGAGACCGGCGCGAAGGCGCAACACATTACCTCATTTCTAATGGAAGAAGGTGACATTGCTTATATTCCGCGCGGCTTCGTGCACAAAGCCAGTGCGCAGGACCAAGCTAGCTTGCACGTGACTATGGGGCTGCGTCCCTTGGCGGTAAAAGACTTGTTGCGTGAGGTATTAAACAGTGTTTGCAAACAACATGTCGATCTTCGGCATGGTTTATTACCCAAAGGCGAATTTGATGATGAAGCCTTGCGTGCCCAGTTGGTTGAGATCATGCAGCAGGCCGACTTATCTAAGTACCGCGAGCGGCTATACAAGAAATATATTCTAGAACGGTATCCGATTCTGGACACGCAACTCAGCAGTTTGGTCAAAAATAATGTGATCGAGCAAGAAACTGATTGCCAAGTGAAACCCCACATGGTGTGGAAAGTGTTCGAAAACGAGTCGCAGTTGTCACTGTTGTTCGACGGTAAGTCAATGCATTTTCCGAAAGCCATGAAACCAAGCCTGACGTTCTTCGAACAATGTCGAAAGTTCTGCGTTGATCAAATTCCGGGTCTTGATCAAAAGAGTCGTCAAATATTAGCACAGCGTCTGGTGCATGAAGGCTTTCTAGAGGTGCATTAG
- a CDS encoding ABC transporter ATP-binding protein: MPNSFLTVEQLRISYDAQPSVVNNVSFALSEGELACLLGPSGCGKTTVLRALSGFQTPDAGRIRLDGKVLSTPDHVVPPEQRNVGMVFQDHALFPHLKIGDNVGFGLAKLKATERRDRVMEMLTLVGMQDYYDVYPHQLSGGQSQRVALARAIAPRPKLLLMDEPFSNLDTSLRENLGYEVRALLKRLGITAIMVTHDQHDAFALGDQIGVMQQGALMQWGTSFDLYHAPHSRFVAKFIGDGVFVSGEMVEDHTVITGFGELRGERVNQSLAGKKVDLLLRPDDVKYDPQSAIQARVIRKAFKGAQTLYTLLTSSNDTLLCLVPSHDDYEIDDIIGIRIDADHLVCFEQQVVGSEFLRR, from the coding sequence ATGCCAAATTCGTTTCTGACCGTCGAACAGTTACGTATCAGCTACGATGCGCAACCCTCTGTCGTCAACAATGTGAGTTTCGCTTTGTCGGAAGGCGAACTGGCCTGTCTCTTGGGACCCAGCGGCTGCGGTAAAACCACTGTGCTGCGCGCCTTGAGTGGCTTTCAAACACCCGACGCCGGACGCATTAGGCTCGATGGTAAGGTTCTTTCGACACCGGATCATGTTGTACCACCCGAACAACGCAACGTCGGCATGGTGTTCCAAGACCATGCGTTGTTTCCGCACCTAAAAATTGGCGACAATGTCGGCTTTGGGTTGGCGAAGCTAAAGGCTACGGAACGCCGTGACCGCGTCATGGAAATGCTGACATTAGTTGGTATGCAAGATTATTACGATGTCTACCCGCATCAGCTTTCAGGCGGCCAAAGTCAACGAGTTGCTTTAGCGCGGGCTATTGCTCCAAGGCCTAAGCTGCTGCTGATGGACGAACCTTTCTCAAACCTCGACACCAGTCTACGCGAGAATCTGGGGTATGAAGTACGTGCCCTGTTAAAACGCCTTGGCATTACAGCCATTATGGTGACGCACGACCAACATGACGCCTTTGCGCTCGGCGACCAAATCGGCGTAATGCAGCAGGGCGCGTTGATGCAATGGGGAACTTCGTTCGACTTGTATCATGCGCCACACAGCCGCTTTGTCGCCAAGTTCATTGGTGATGGTGTGTTTGTGTCTGGTGAAATGGTTGAAGATCATACAGTCATTACCGGCTTCGGTGAGCTGCGCGGCGAGCGTGTTAATCAATCACTAGCAGGCAAAAAAGTGGACTTATTACTGCGACCTGATGATGTCAAGTACGACCCGCAAAGTGCAATCCAAGCACGGGTAATCCGCAAGGCATTCAAAGGCGCACAAACGCTGTACACACTGCTTACCAGTAGCAACGACACATTATTGTGCCTGGTACCGAGTCACGATGACTACGAAATCGATGACATCATCGGCATTCGAATCGACGCGGACCACTTAGTATGTTTCGAACAGCAAGTGGTCGGTAGCGAGTTCTTGCGAAGGTGA
- a CDS encoding urate hydroxylase PuuD: MEEINFISRWLHLMFGITWIGMLYYFNFVQGGYFKAASAEGLADAKAKLAPSALWWFRWGAMFTFLTGLYLLHTIGATLKFNQYIIAGATMGTLMFLNVWLIIWPAQQIALGMKPGDGPAAGAKALLASRTNTLFSGPMAYFMLASAHKAQSPTDGLGTDLWIVLAIIALLEINAIFGKQGPLASVAGVIHMSLLLTAVLAGVFYFV; this comes from the coding sequence ATGGAAGAAATCAATTTTATTAGTCGCTGGTTACATCTGATGTTCGGCATAACGTGGATCGGTATGCTGTATTACTTTAACTTTGTTCAAGGTGGCTATTTCAAGGCGGCCAGTGCCGAAGGCCTAGCGGACGCCAAAGCAAAACTCGCGCCCAGCGCCCTGTGGTGGTTTCGTTGGGGCGCCATGTTCACGTTTTTGACCGGTTTGTATCTACTGCACACCATCGGTGCCACACTCAAATTTAACCAATACATCATTGCCGGTGCGACCATGGGCACCCTAATGTTCTTAAACGTCTGGCTGATCATTTGGCCAGCACAGCAAATTGCCCTTGGCATGAAACCGGGCGATGGCCCAGCAGCAGGCGCAAAAGCGCTATTGGCGTCACGGACCAATACTTTATTTTCTGGTCCAATGGCGTATTTTATGTTGGCATCGGCCCACAAAGCACAATCACCGACCGACGGGCTTGGCACAGACCTATGGATTGTTTTGGCCATCATTGCATTGCTGGAAATCAATGCCATTTTCGGCAAACAGGGCCCGCTGGCATCCGTGGCTGGCGTAATCCATATGAGTCTATTACTGACGGCTGTACTGGCTGGCGTTTTTTACTTCGTGTAA
- a CDS encoding ABC transporter transmembrane domain-containing protein, which produces MNAFVEKIVCSNLGDKQRNTNDCAVSVVKTLYNLKKININRNQIKASLTLDEEGVSFQSVKSHLVANGFDCDYIALGTQSNPLAQLADRTPLIAMVTAGLRKHFILIKSIYKNHALVMDPANGEFRNWSLETLEAKLTHSTSKVNEDILIAHTRQYIQERLDSYGLTVDVSLKANCIETYNKLGYFDWFAKQHGFHDTQDEKAFLGSLIEADEKKVLPSHFRKLRYINDATNIKTPVLLTVDLENYIQPDGVVEDKQHSSVIARLFGIILRSKKSSWLLSSFMMVGFLAAMMTYIAVYANQILIDEIFPKRHILTLYSFAFVLFIFRFGEFFLNVLKTASQIFMDQILDKYFYQTFSRQLLFSNEEYIRTYSKGDLAQRVNDILKVKQLVSKFINDVLLSSVIVVFSIGMLFFYNATLALIVFGIGALYLVVFRYASSVVRNLESTLFTEKGKLLNTLLDKVEGHSIIRRCQSETFFMDEDAVITESYLRVQQKARFTGFFLSYFPRFISVIGSIAMVMVAGRLLINDNALSLGQVLAVIGLAEITFSAMRTLLSAQLMLQESIVVVERFFDFCGAEPVSAPKVGQRKSISRIDIRDLHYQFPNQKFALNIDRIAFHQGETVYVDGANGCGKSTMLSLIGGSLQPTEPHTIQYVDPDGGFVSEPDARKSVLLTRPEDKIFNNTLNFNIYLGRDTRNFDIYSLAKKIGADDFICPSQLHVDALISDGGSNLSAGQRRKILLLRAIVSDCSVLIFDEIFRGVDKASKEKICHFFNEFDNRTLIFTSHEPIDQLRVDRVISMAGGRVIDDTASHDQTIICEEAV; this is translated from the coding sequence ATGAACGCTTTCGTCGAAAAAATTGTGTGCAGTAATCTAGGTGACAAACAACGCAACACCAATGATTGCGCCGTTAGCGTCGTCAAGACACTGTACAACCTGAAAAAGATAAATATTAATCGTAACCAGATTAAGGCATCGCTGACCCTGGATGAAGAGGGCGTTTCTTTCCAAAGTGTCAAAAGTCATCTGGTGGCCAATGGTTTTGATTGCGATTACATCGCATTAGGAACCCAGTCCAATCCGCTGGCGCAGCTAGCCGACCGAACACCATTGATTGCAATGGTGACTGCTGGTTTGCGCAAGCACTTTATCTTGATCAAATCGATCTATAAAAACCACGCCTTGGTGATGGACCCAGCAAACGGTGAGTTTCGAAACTGGTCGCTTGAGACGTTAGAAGCAAAGCTCACGCATTCGACATCTAAGGTCAATGAAGACATCTTAATTGCACATACGCGACAGTACATTCAGGAGCGATTGGATTCGTATGGACTGACAGTCGACGTGTCACTCAAAGCCAATTGCATCGAGACCTACAACAAACTAGGCTATTTTGATTGGTTCGCTAAGCAGCATGGGTTTCACGACACGCAAGATGAAAAAGCATTTCTAGGTTCGCTGATCGAGGCCGACGAAAAGAAGGTCTTGCCATCGCATTTTCGGAAGCTGCGTTACATCAACGACGCCACGAACATCAAAACTCCGGTGTTACTCACGGTCGATCTTGAAAACTACATTCAACCCGATGGTGTGGTGGAAGACAAACAACACAGTTCGGTGATCGCACGTTTGTTCGGCATCATTTTGCGTTCCAAGAAATCTTCTTGGTTGCTCTCGAGCTTCATGATGGTCGGATTTTTGGCTGCCATGATGACGTACATAGCTGTCTACGCGAATCAGATTCTGATCGACGAGATTTTTCCTAAGCGGCATATCCTGACCCTGTATTCATTCGCTTTTGTGCTGTTTATTTTTCGTTTTGGCGAGTTCTTTTTGAACGTACTCAAAACCGCCAGCCAGATATTTATGGATCAGATACTGGACAAATACTTCTATCAAACCTTCAGTCGCCAGTTGTTGTTTTCCAACGAGGAGTACATTCGAACCTACAGCAAAGGGGACTTGGCGCAGCGCGTCAATGACATTCTAAAAGTTAAGCAATTAGTCTCTAAATTTATCAACGACGTGTTGTTGAGTTCCGTCATCGTGGTGTTCTCGATTGGCATGTTGTTTTTCTACAATGCCACGCTTGCATTGATCGTATTTGGTATCGGCGCGCTGTATCTGGTGGTGTTTCGTTACGCGTCTTCCGTGGTGCGCAATTTGGAATCGACCCTGTTCACCGAGAAAGGCAAGTTGTTAAACACTCTGCTCGACAAAGTAGAGGGACATTCCATTATCCGCCGTTGTCAAAGCGAAACCTTTTTTATGGACGAAGATGCGGTCATCACTGAGAGCTATCTTCGCGTGCAGCAGAAAGCCCGGTTTACTGGCTTTTTCCTGTCTTACTTTCCACGCTTTATTAGCGTGATTGGTTCCATCGCGATGGTGATGGTGGCTGGGCGCTTACTCATTAACGATAACGCCTTGTCGCTGGGCCAGGTGCTGGCGGTGATTGGGCTGGCTGAGATTACCTTCAGTGCCATGCGCACGCTCCTTAGTGCACAACTTATGCTGCAGGAAAGTATTGTGGTGGTGGAGCGATTCTTTGACTTTTGCGGTGCTGAACCGGTGTCCGCGCCCAAAGTTGGTCAACGTAAGTCGATAAGTCGAATCGATATCCGTGACCTGCACTACCAGTTTCCGAATCAGAAATTTGCATTGAACATAGATCGGATAGCATTTCACCAAGGTGAAACAGTGTACGTGGATGGCGCCAATGGCTGTGGTAAATCCACGATGCTTAGTTTAATTGGTGGCTCGTTACAACCGACGGAGCCGCACACCATTCAGTACGTCGATCCCGACGGCGGGTTCGTTAGTGAGCCAGATGCGCGAAAAAGTGTTTTGCTGACACGACCTGAAGACAAGATTTTCAATAACACCCTTAATTTTAATATCTATTTGGGACGAGACACGCGCAATTTCGACATCTACTCACTGGCAAAGAAAATCGGCGCCGATGACTTTATTTGTCCGAGCCAGCTTCATGTCGATGCGTTGATCAGCGACGGTGGCAGTAATTTATCGGCTGGGCAGCGTCGTAAAATACTTTTGTTACGGGCCATCGTGAGTGACTGTAGCGTGCTTATTTTCGATGAGATTTTTCGCGGTGTGGATAAAGCGTCGAAGGAGAAAATCTGTCACTTCTTCAATGAATTTGATAATCGGACCTTGATCTTCACCTCGCATGAGCCGATTGATCAGCTGCGGGTGGATCGCGTGATTTCGATGGCTGGTGGTCGTGTCATTGACGACACCGCGAGTCATGACCAAACCATTATTTGTGAGGAGGCGGTGTAG
- the argF gene encoding ornithine carbamoyltransferase, protein MSVQHFLTLDDLSPSILRDLIDRAIELKADLRAGKSHLPLKQKSLAMIFSKSSTRTRVSFEVGMRQLGGGSLYLSPSDTQIGRGEPIKDTARVVSSMVDGIMIRTSSHADVEAFAHHASVPVINGLTDYCHPCQLLADVQTFQELRGDIQGATIAWIGDGNNVCNSFMNAARVFGFTLHIATPAEFAPTPQLIELNKAHVKVMTSPQEAVRNADAIVTDTWASMGQESERAEREAAFRGYCVDQQLMNLANKDALFLHCLPAYRGFEVTDEVIEGTQSAVLQEAENRLHAQKALLEYLLT, encoded by the coding sequence ATGTCCGTACAACATTTTCTTACCCTTGATGACCTAAGCCCCTCGATTTTGCGGGACCTGATTGATCGTGCGATCGAACTCAAAGCCGATCTACGTGCCGGCAAATCTCATTTGCCGCTAAAGCAAAAAAGTCTGGCAATGATCTTCAGCAAATCATCGACGCGTACTCGCGTTTCGTTCGAAGTTGGCATGCGTCAACTTGGTGGCGGCAGTTTGTATCTGAGTCCGAGCGATACACAAATCGGGCGCGGTGAACCCATCAAAGACACAGCCCGTGTCGTCTCCAGCATGGTCGACGGCATCATGATCCGAACCTCGTCGCATGCGGATGTAGAAGCGTTCGCACACCACGCCAGTGTGCCAGTAATTAACGGACTGACTGACTATTGTCATCCATGCCAGTTATTGGCTGACGTGCAAACATTTCAGGAATTGCGTGGCGATATCCAAGGCGCGACGATTGCTTGGATTGGCGATGGTAACAATGTTTGTAATTCATTTATGAACGCAGCTCGTGTGTTCGGATTTACCTTACATATTGCGACCCCTGCTGAGTTCGCTCCAACACCACAACTGATCGAACTCAATAAGGCACACGTGAAGGTCATGACGTCACCGCAAGAAGCAGTACGCAATGCCGACGCCATCGTCACCGATACGTGGGCCAGTATGGGGCAAGAATCTGAGCGTGCAGAACGCGAAGCCGCGTTCCGAGGTTACTGCGTTGATCAGCAACTCATGAACTTGGCGAATAAAGACGCGCTGTTTCTTCACTGTTTGCCGGCGTATCGCGGTTTCGAAGTTACGGATGAGGTCATCGAAGGCACACAAAGTGCAGTGCTGCAAGAAGCCGAAAATCGCCTCCATGCACAGAAAGCGCTGCTGGAATATTTGTTGACCTAG
- a CDS encoding aspartate aminotransferase family protein, whose protein sequence is MNAYARQPVSFVRGEGCQLWDAEGKQYLDALGGIAVTFLGHSHPKISQAISLQATKLLHTSNLFHIEEQSKLGTKFCQVSGMDKVFFGNSGAEANEAAIKIARLHARKKSIANPVIITMNHAFHGRTMATLSASGNPNIQRGFEPLVSEFIHVDYNDITAVAAHADNPNVVAVMLEPIQGEGGIIVPDEGYLAGIRQLCDQHGWLMILDEIQAGIGRTGKWFGYQHDGVLPDVVTSAKALGNGIPIGACAARGDAAELIQPGSHGTTFGGNPFACHVGNTVLQIIEEEHLLAQATEIGDFLKKQLRQKLGTLQQVVDIRGRGLMLGVELDKAYDNLAALFLARGLVVNITGAGKVIRLLPSVLLSESQAKQIADTIHDIVSEL, encoded by the coding sequence ATGAACGCCTATGCACGGCAACCGGTGAGTTTTGTGCGTGGCGAAGGCTGCCAGCTTTGGGACGCTGAGGGCAAACAATATTTAGACGCTCTGGGTGGTATTGCGGTGACGTTTTTGGGGCACAGTCACCCCAAAATCAGTCAGGCGATCTCCTTGCAGGCGACTAAGTTACTGCACACCAGCAACCTGTTCCATATTGAAGAGCAATCCAAACTTGGTACTAAGTTCTGCCAGGTTTCCGGTATGGACAAGGTGTTCTTCGGCAACTCAGGTGCGGAAGCGAACGAGGCAGCGATTAAAATTGCGCGGTTACATGCGCGCAAAAAGTCGATCGCCAACCCGGTCATCATCACCATGAATCACGCGTTTCATGGTCGTACGATGGCCACGCTATCCGCGTCCGGCAACCCGAACATCCAGCGCGGCTTTGAACCCTTAGTCTCCGAGTTTATTCACGTCGACTACAACGATATTACCGCGGTTGCAGCCCACGCCGACAACCCAAACGTGGTGGCTGTGATGCTGGAACCCATTCAAGGCGAAGGTGGCATCATTGTACCGGATGAAGGGTATCTGGCTGGAATTCGACAGCTCTGCGATCAACATGGCTGGTTGATGATACTGGACGAAATCCAGGCTGGGATCGGCCGTACCGGCAAATGGTTTGGCTATCAGCATGACGGCGTTCTGCCCGACGTGGTTACCAGTGCGAAGGCACTCGGCAACGGAATCCCAATTGGAGCCTGCGCCGCTCGCGGCGATGCCGCTGAACTGATCCAGCCCGGGAGTCATGGTACGACCTTTGGCGGCAATCCATTCGCCTGCCATGTTGGTAATACGGTGCTGCAGATTATCGAAGAAGAGCATCTGCTGGCGCAAGCCACCGAGATCGGTGACTTCCTGAAAAAGCAACTGCGTCAAAAACTCGGCACACTGCAACAAGTGGTCGACATTCGCGGACGCGGATTGATGCTGGGTGTGGAACTCGATAAAGCCTACGATAACCTTGCTGCTCTGTTCCTGGCACGCGGCTTGGTTGTCAACATTACTGGCGCTGGCAAAGTGATCCGCTTACTGCCATCGGTTCTGCTGAGCGAATCGCAGGCAAAACAAATCGCCGATACGATCCACGACATCGTTTCTGAACTTTAA